The Elusimicrobiota bacterium genome includes a window with the following:
- a CDS encoding type II toxin-antitoxin system HicA family toxin, producing MKSGEIIQRLKSDGWILHHTKGDHHQFKHPERPGKVTVPHPKKDLPVGTLRNIYRQAGWQWR from the coding sequence ATGAAAAGTGGGGAAATAATACAAAGGCTCAAAAGTGACGGTTGGATTCTCCATCATACAAAGGGAGACCATCATCAATTTAAACATCCGGAAAGGCCGGGTAAGGTCACTGTTCCCCATCCCAAGAAAGACCTCCCTGTTGGGACTCTTCGAAATATTTACCGGCAGGCTGGTTGGCAATGGAGGTAA
- a CDS encoding type II toxin-antitoxin system HicB family antitoxin — MKFPVVIHKDKDSDYGVTFPDLPGCFSAGETVEEALTNAQEAAECHIEGILLDSEPIPVATTIEKHKDKKEFKNGIWAIVDVDISKLSLKSKRINITMPERLLNSVDYFAKKHGETRSGLLSQAVTEYMSSHR; from the coding sequence ATGAAATTCCCAGTTGTAATCCATAAGGACAAAGATTCAGATTATGGTGTCACATTTCCTGACTTACCTGGTTGTTTTTCAGCAGGGGAGACAGTTGAAGAGGCTTTAACCAATGCCCAAGAAGCCGCAGAATGCCATATTGAGGGTATTTTACTTGATTCTGAACCTATACCGGTTGCTACAACCATTGAAAAGCATAAAGACAAAAAAGAGTTTAAAAACGGTATATGGGCAATCGTTGACGTCGATATAAGTAAATTGTCCCTTAAATCAAAAAGAATCAATATCACCATGCCGGAAAGATTGTTGAACTCAGTAGATTATTTTGCCAAAAAGCATGGAGAAACACGTTCAGGTCTTTTGAGCCAAGCCGTTACTGAATATATGTCATCTCATCGATGA
- a CDS encoding IS3 family transposase, protein EYIEMFYNRQRRHSAIGYVSPHEYEQRYNQLTVSTFCG, encoded by the coding sequence TTGAATATATCGAAATGTTCTACAACAGGCAGCGGCGCCATTCTGCCATTGGCTATGTCAGCCCGCATGAATATGAACAACGATACAACCAATTAACCGTGTCCACTTTTTGTGGGTAA